In a genomic window of Labeo rohita strain BAU-BD-2019 chromosome 20, IGBB_LRoh.1.0, whole genome shotgun sequence:
- the mia3 gene encoding transport and Golgi organization protein 1 homolog isoform X2 has translation MTPGFSPPRRSSSARLGSADVSAAAPRSTAASMAAPNPCFYSVFMLVLYACFPQSSADRRFSDLKRCADEECSMLLGRGKADKDFTGPDCRFLSFKKGETIYVYYKLSGQRSDVWAGSVGNHFGYFPKDYLNINHIYTDKEVEVRTEETDFVCFETGLDKFESYDIDVLLGSTLLLENENSTQESKEPTQNEDPSQVTTTESVEPLESESLDSESTSTLESESVDSESKSIVESESVDLESTSTLESDSVDSESKSLLESESADLESTSTLESESVDSDLKSPPESESVDSDSELLLKSESVDLESTLTLESESVDSELKSPPESESVDSESKSLLKSESVDLESTLTLESESVDSELKSPPESESVDSDSKSLLESESVDSESQSLNESKSVDSDSTLLPESNSVDSDSKSYHESEAVDSDSALPFESESVDSEPKSILESKAFDSDSVLHLKSESVDSESKSLFKSKADDSKSVEVPEKETLLKSTEEDSDSFQPKTDVSSEPKSESKDALPEETEDISKSQDAELISEDAEPEPSDSDAQEDDDDDNDNNDDDDSSELLHNQSDSDFEPREPLQLPLETQTPGLDVVREEPAKTEPNDTDIPLQTPEKTLKDDNTSTLKDAFKTEHEGETKESESLQELAKESLSAADVEEQADFEVKHAQSEDEAEDDKITESSSDARKDIPSEPELESEKQPPALNVSETTEEHDPKKMENVKDLPPKASMNKNENANVNIANDPQDALTNTSETVNESLDEDEKSKEEQLIESPGTAAPLEQTDEQIDKAKNELVDLLKNTLESEQQSPEDEEDVNEDAEELLEDENALLLSSKSHLTEDLHKPKENQQPEGESLESQQSENTTKQEEEPEYSDSVLRLTILRDHLKDEDMERMQKYFGLKNLFKIEAMFSDLDLEMKSARELQTDTEEIERTLDQIMEASENSILDATEDILSERDRKSQEHGKQKEPEVYDVEAAILDGFQEIVFALRQKYSAASDSAPLVEEEQLASETDENIDSEEVKGLDSNIEVTEPPESLEMHEEQNESEVILNSELNLNEDLSHTKDVGLEEDGGHFNRNKDAQIGFEDAEEIQKGPHAILENPVDIGFHFEVDPSSGSLESQSVSDFHDTEASTDSSSSSTSDELWGLVLLIKEYLGVYGEIIITALPEEWRPGPNFHGVPWEPVVVTVVVGALTVLMFCWRTVLAIKGRTYQLTEKQLRDKIQQLLNEKSDAANKITELNDMIKEREEQLKNSEKSLSSSQQEVKGLKNHHQKLQSQWEQMSGSISQLNQKIVDTQEENSNLNEKIAKMHQRIEKYQKTLKSYDEERAKVHVLMDEAKLREDALKAQVLSFEKENGALKEQKKSLLRDAKDWQEKHKKLSEEIRVYHKSQKELEDSLVHKENEIDVLSGCIAELNRLGACDPADLQKDDAKISNGEDAEKKMDTMRLRIKQMMDVSRIKATLSVVEDERNRYMETLLTEQKARQELEEQYQKVMHDQMNLNNEKSHLENQFKNLQQRLEITTELYQQKENALQQKLTQEELERREKETKLSEVDSKAIRSEEEVRALKQKIKDIEEEMQQNERSLKSEVAVQEKKAHENWLKARASERTLVEERRESSTLRQKLVEYRDKISDLEQSLFKLNSGPPDRHMPPQRRGDSYGPSPVSGGAPSPPLMIEGPGRPPSAPVGRRGEPFGPRPPSDPHGRFSEIGHPLPSRTEMFPPMTSSPCAHDGPMLSKSQSQGSFLPSPIRDSPVPAHKSYGPPVMPPNGPPPPMMIRPPNGHPPMMLPEPRFRPPPMDSYGPPPIGPFGPVPPFGRGPPLGPLGPRDVPPEFFGPRGLPPRPFPPGPLPPPGAMIPPPYGGRGFPGPPPLIPQSSRDGEGNVTPASAPPTDTSHQDSAAAEP, from the exons ATGACTCCAGGCTTTTCTCCTCCTCGCCGAAGCAGCTCGGCTCGTCTCGGATCTGCTGACGTGTCGGCAGCGGCTCCGCGATCAACAGCTGCTAGCATGGCTGCACCGAATCcctgtttttattctgtttttatgcTTGTTCTGTACGCGTGTTTTCCCCAGAGCAGCGCGGACCGGCGTTTCTCGGACCTGAAGCGATGCGCCGATGAAGAATGCAGCA TGCTTCTCGGCAGAGGGAAGGCCGACAAGGATTTTACGGGGCCGGACTGCCGGTTTCTCTCTTTTAAAAAAGGAGAGAcgatatatgtatattataaactCTCAGGGCAGAGATCGGACGTGTGGGCTGGTAGT GTTGGAAACCACTTTGGTTATTTCCCAAAGGACTAtcttaatataaatcatatatatactGATAAAGAAGTGGAGGTGCGTACAGAG GAAACAGATTTTGTTTGCTTTGAGACTGGGCTCGATAAATTTGAAAGCTATGACATAGATGTGTTATTAGGCAGCACATTGTTGCTAGAAAATGAGAATTCAACACAAGAATCGAAAGAACCAACTCAAAATGAAGATCCATCTCAAGTGACAACGACAGAATCAGTGGAGCCTCTTGAATCTGAGTCATTAGATTCGGAATCAACATCGACACTTGAATCAGAGTCGGTAGATTCAGAATCAAAATCGATTGTTGAATCAGAGTCTGTAGATTTAGAATCAACGTCGACTCTTGAATCAGACTCAGTGGATTCAGAATCAAAATCGCTTCTTGAATCAGAGTCAGCAGATTTGGAATCAACATCAACTCTTGAATCAGAGTCAGTGGATTCAGATTTAAAATCACCTCCTGAATCAGAGTCAGTGGATTCAGATTCAGAACTGCTTCTTAAATCAGAGTCAGTAGATTTGGAATCAACACTGACTCTTGAATCAGAGTCAGTGGATTCAGAATTAAAATCACCTCCTGAATCAGAGTCGGTGGATTCAGAATCAAAATCGCTTCTTAAATCAGAGTCAGTAGATTTGGAATCAACACTGACTCTTGAATCAGAGTCAGTGGATTCAGAATTAAAATCACCTCCTGAATCAGAGTCAGTGGATTCAGATTCAAAATCACTTCTTGAATCAGAGTCAGTAGATTCAGAATCACAATCGCTTAATGAGTCAAAATCAGTTGATTCTGATTCAACACTACTTCCTGAATCAAACTCAGTAGATTCAGATTCAAAATCGTATCACGAATCAGAGGCAGTTGATTCAGATTCAGCGTTGCCTTTTGAATCAGAGTCAGTAGATTCAGAACCAAAATCGATTCTTGAATCTAAGGCGTTTGATTCAGATTCAGTATTGCATCTGAAATCAGAGTCAGTAGATTCAGAAtcaaaatcactttttaaatCAAAGGCAGATGATTCAAAATCTGTAGAAGTTCCTGAAAAAGAGACTTTACTAAAATCTACTGAAGAGGACTCTGACAGCTTTCAGCCAAAGACAGATGTTTCATCAGAACCAAAATCTGAATCTAAAGATGCACTACCAGAAGAGACAGAAGATATTTCAAAAAGCCAAGATGCTGAGCTCATTTCAGAGGACGCAGAACCAGAACCATCAGATTCTGATGCACaagaggatgatgatgatgataatgataataatgatgatgatgattctTCTGAGCTTTTGCACAACCAAAGCGACTCTGATTTTGAGCCTCGGGAGCCCTTACAACTTCCACTTGAAACACAAACACCAGGTTTAGACGTAGTACGTGAAGAACCTGCTAAAACAGAGCCAAACGATACAGATATACCACTACAGACACCAGAGAAAACACTCAAGGATGACAACACGTCAACCCTAAAAGATGCTTTCAAAACAGAGCATGAAGGTGAAACAAAAGAGAGTGAATCTCTTCAGGAACTCGCCAAAGAATCACTTTCAGCTGCTGATGTTGAAGAACAAGCTGATTTTGAGGTCAAGCACGCACAAAGTGAAGATGAAGCCGAAGACGACAAAATCACAGAATCTTCTTCGGATGCGAGAAAAGACATCCCATCTGAGCCAGAATTGGAGTCTGAAAAACAACCACCTGCACTAAATGTTAGTGAAACCACTGAAGAACATGATCCAAAGAAGATGGAAAATGTCAAAGACCTTCCTCCGAAGGCAAgcatgaacaaaaatgaaaatgcaaatgtaaacatTGCAAACGATCCTCAGGATGCACTTACAAACACTAGCGAAACAGTGAATGAATCACTTGATGAAGATGAGAAGTCAAAAGAAGAACAACTTATAGAAAGCCCAGGAACTGCAGCTCCGCTTGAGCAAACGGACGAACAGATTGATAAAGCGAAGAACGAACTTGTGGATCTACTGAAAAACACACTGGAATCGGAGCAGCAAAGTCCTGAAGATGAAGAGGACGTGAATGAAGATGCCGAAGAGCTTTTGGAGGATGAAAACGCTCTTCTTTTGTCTTCCAAATCTCATCTCACAGAAGATTTACACAAACCTAAAGAAAACCAACAACCTGAAGGTGAATCGCTCGAATCCCAGCAAAGCgaaaacaccacaaaacaagAAGAGGAGCCCGAATACAGTGATAGCGTGTTGAGACTCACAATCTTACGAGATCACCTGAAGGATGAGGATATGGAGCGCATGCAAAAGTATTTCGGCCTGAAGAACCTGTTTAAAATTGAAGCCATGTTTTCTGATCTAGATCTGGAGATGAAATCTGCGAGAGAGCTGCAGACAGACACGGAGGAAATCGAGCGAACGCTCGACCAGATCATGGAGGCCTCTGAGAACTCGATTCTCGACGCGACCGAGGACATATTGAGCGAAAGAGACCGGAAATCTCAGGAACACGGGAAGCAGAAGGAGCCGGAAGTGTATGATGTTGAGGCTGCCATCCTAGATGGTTTCCAGGAGATCGTTTTTGCTTTGCGACAGAAATACTCAGCGGCCAGTGACAGCGCACCATTGGTCGAAGAAGAACAGCTTGCATCTGAAACAG atgaAAACATTGACTCTGAAGAAGTGAAAGGTTTGGACAGTAACATCGAAGTGACTGAACCACCTGAGAGTCTTGAAATGCATGAGGAGCAGAATGAATCTGAAGTGATTCTAAATTCCGAATTAAATCTGAACGAAGATTTGTCCCACACTAAAGACGTGGGACTTGAGGAGGACGGAGGTCATTTCAACAGAAACAAAGATGCTCAGATAGGGTTCGAGGACGCTGAGGAGATTCAAAAGGGGCCTCATGCTATTTTAGAGAACCCAGTGGACATCGGCTTTCACTTTGAAGTGGATCCATCTTCAG GTTCACTGGAGTCTCAGAGTGTCTCTGATTTCCACGACACTGAAGCAAGCACTGATTCCTCCAGCTCGTCAACTTCAGATGAACTTTGGGGTTTAGTGCTTCTCATCAAAGAATATCTTGGCGTATATGGAGAAATT ATAATCACTGCTCTTCCGGAGGAATGGCGTCCGGGTCCCAATTTCCACGGCGTACCCTGGGAGCCGGTGGTCGTCACAGTGGTTGTCGGTGCCCTCACAGTCCTGATGTTCTGTTGGAGGACGGTTCTTGCT ATCAAAGGCAGAACCTATCAAT tAACAGAAAAGCAGCTTAGAGACAAGATCCAGCAGCTTCTCAATGAGAAATCTGATGCTGCTAACAAGATCACAGAACTAAATGACATG ATAAAAGAGCGTGAAGAACAGCTGAAAAACTCTGAGAAATCACTGAGCTCCAGCCAACAAGAAGTGAAAGGGCTGAAG AATCATCACCAGAAGCTCCAGAGTCAATGGGAACAGATGTCTGGGAGCATTTCACAGCTCAACCAGAAAATAGTGGACACACAGGAGGAAAACTCAAACCTTAATGAGAAA ATTGCCAAAATGCACCAGAGAATTGAGAAGTACCAGAAAACACTGAAGAGCTATGACGAGGAGCGTGCAAAG GTTCATGTCCTCATGGATGAAGCCAAACTCAGAGAAGATGCTCTTAAGGCTCAGGTTCTGTCCTTTGAGAAGGAAAACGGTGCTTTAAAAGAGCAGAAGAAATCT CTCCTCCGTGATGCCAAAGACTGGCAGGAGAAGCACAAGAAGCTGAGCGAGGAGATCCGAGTTTATCACAAATCCCAGAAAGAGCTGGAAGACTCTCTGGTGCACAAGGAGAATGAGATTGAT GTTTTGTCCGGCTGTATTGCGGAGCTCAATCGTTTGGGAGCCTGTGATCCTGCAGACCTGCAGAAAGATGATGCTAAAATATCTAATGGAGAAGATGCTG AAAAGAAGATGGACACCATGAGACTGCGAATCAAACAGATGATGGACGTCTCCAGG ATTAAAGCGACTCTCAGCGTTGTTGAGGACGAGAGAAACCGCTACATGGAAACTCTCCTCACCGAACAGAAAGCCAGACAGGAGCTGGAGG AGCAATATCAAAAAGTCATGCATGACCAGATGAATCTGAACAATGAGAAAAGTCATCTGGAGAACCAGTTCAAGAACCTGCAGCAGAGGCTGGAAATCACCACTGAACTCTACCAGCAGAAAGAAAACGCGCTGCAGCA GAAACTGACTCAGGAGGAGCTGGAGCGGCGTGAGAAGGAGACGAAGCTGTCGGAGGTGGACAGTAAAGCTATACGCTCAGAGGAGGAAGTGAGAGCCCTCAAACAGAAGATCAAGGACATCGAGGAGGAGATGCAGCAGAACGAACGCTCCTTGAAGTCTGAG GTGGCTGTCCAGGAGAAGAAAGCCCATGAGAACTGG TTGAAAGCCCGCGCCTCAGAGCGAACTCTGGTGGAGGAAAGAAGAGAGTCGTCCACTCTTCGTCAGAA GCTTGTGGAGTACAGAGATAAAATATCAGACCTGGAGCAAAGTCTGTTTAAACTCAACTCTGGACCCCCGGATCGCCACATGCCGCCACAGAGAAGAG GTGATTCTTACGGGCCGTCTCCTGTGAGTGGGGGGGCTCCCTCTCCTCCTCTAATGATAGAGGGTCCCGGACGCCCCCCCTCAGCACCCGTAGGGCGACGGGGTGAACCGTTCG GTCCACGACCCCCGTCTGACCCTCACGGACGCTTCTCAGAGATCGGACACCCGCTGCCATCCCGAACAG aaatgtttcctCCGATGACTTCATCCCCGTGTGCACATGATGGACCGATG